A stretch of Plutella xylostella chromosome 10, ilPluXylo3.1, whole genome shotgun sequence DNA encodes these proteins:
- the LOC105384885 gene encoding TOX high mobility group box family member 3 isoform X7 has translation MMNPAQDGLSPPGGAPSYQQPLYLQEPHTPVTSHSGAGAPAGNYIIQQQPGGQQRLLMMQPSQVMSGPPTPNTPTQAAPQTAPTYGSPQRASPPGTTSDDSDDSVPSHHSQLPGDAESLLPIHYCSASRQQQTTLHQQVGVGNMTLKRSSPEPMDNGINRGQMQKKPKVQKKKKKRDPNEPQKPVSAYALFFRDTQAAIKGQNPNASFGEVSKIVASMWDGLDSEHKSVYKQKTEVAKKEYLKALAAYRASLVSKGGDQENPAMFNHNNTANPNYGNYYQGQNYGNGHSPQGYAPNQTPQGYSPQNYPGSQGTPAYGGQGHPGQPQQGYPANPQQSPQNYQGGQMTHSPQTYQAVPGQSPQNYQGNPATSPPSCQSNVAQSPRNYQNAQSPPNYGGSGLPSPSYRQMQSQSPPMGAVHAMQYHQAQQQMQQSHQQQVHQYQQQQHHQQQMQQQQQQQQQQQASQQQMQQQTQQAPQQMQQAPQQQPSPKQENSLEQHSPNSNGNPGMPQQSPDQNENRSPTSCIRQGCTNPAVANSEWEDEYCSNECVVSHCRDVFSSWVASNGNQIQNFSAVK, from the exons ATGATGAACCCAGCTCAAGACGGCTTGTCTCCCCCTGGAGGGGCGCCCTCATACCAACAACCTCTCTATTTACAAGAGCCCCACACTCCAGTAACATCACACAG tgGTGCTGGTGCTCCAGCTGGGAATTACATAATCCAGCAGCAGCCGGGGGGTCAGCAGCGGCTGCTCATGATGCAGCCCTCGCAGGTGATGAGCGGCCCGCCGACGCCCAACACGCCCACGCAGGCCGCGCCGCAGACCGCGCCCACGTACGGGTCCCCGCAGAGAGCCTCCCCGCCCGGCACCACCAGCGATGACTCTGATGATAGTGTTCCCTCACACCATTCACAG TTGCCTGGTGATGCGGAAAGCCTTCTGCCTATCCATTATTGCTCAGCGAGCCGGCAGCAACAAACTACGCTTCATCAG CAAGTGGGAGTAGGAAACATGACTCTGAAGAGGTCCTCACCAGAACCAATGGACAATGGCATCAACCGTGGACAGATGCAGAAGAAACCCAAAGtgcagaagaagaagaagaaaaggGATCCAAATGAACCACAAAA gCCTGTGTCTGCATATGCATTGTTCTTCAGGGACACTCAAGCTGCTATCAAAGGACAAAATCCTAATGCAAGTTTTGGAGAAGTCTCGAAAATTGTGGCATCCATGTGGGATGGACTGGACTCTGAACACAAAAGT GTATACAAGCAAAAAACTGAAGTTGCCAAGAAAGAATATCTCAAAGCTTTGGCTGCGTATAGAGCTAGTTTAGTCTCAAAG GGTGGAGACCAAGAAAACCCAGCCATGTTCAACCACAATAACACGGCCAACCCTAACTACGGCAACTATTACCAAGGCCAGAACTATGGCAATGGTCACTCACCCCAGGGCTATGCACCCAACCAAACCCCGCAAGGATATTCACCCCAGAACTACCCGGGGAGCCAAGGAACTCCTGCATACGGAGGTCAGGGCCACCCCGGCCAGCCCCAGCAGGGTTACCCCGCCAACCCACAGCAGTCCCCACAGAACTACCAGGGAGGACAGATGACTCATTCTCCACAAACATACCAA GCTGTGCCGGGGCAATCACCACAGAACTACCAGGGTAACCCTGCGACATCACCTCCAAGCTGCCAATCCAATGTTGCCCAGTCTCCGAGGAATTACCAGAATGCTCAGTCCCCTCCCAACTATGGAGGGTCTGGATTGCCGTCTCCAAGCTACAGACAGATGCAATCTCAGTCACCACCCATGGGTGCTGTCCATGCCATGCAGTACCATCAAGCGCAG CAGCAAATGCAGCAATCCCACCAACAGCAAGTCCACCAGtaccaacaacaacaacaccACCAGCAACAGAtgcagcaacaacaacaacaacagcaGCAGCAACAAGCCAGCCAGCAGCAGATGCAGCAACAGACGCAGCAGGCGCCGCAGCAGATGCAGCAGGCCCCGCAGCAGCAACCCTCGCCCAAGCAGGAGAACAGTCTCGAGCAGCACTCTCCTAACAGCAACGGTAATCCCGGAATGCCGCAACAATCGCCAGAT CAGAACGAAAACAGAAGTCCTACTTCATGCATCCGCCAGGGCTGCACCAACCCCGCGGTCGCCAATAGCGAGTGGGAGGACGAGTACTGCTCCAATGAGTGCGTCGTGAGCCACTGCAG AGACGTGTTCAGTTCCTGGGTGGCCTCCAACGGCAATCAAATACAAAACTTCTCGGCAGTGAAATAG
- the LOC105384885 gene encoding TOX high mobility group box family member 3 isoform X4 produces the protein MEGPQALADRAGPYKAYETYKRPESFEPLLSAARDSKISVYAMNDQTFHTPSFGDEEFDIPSIHGQHGTNGHAQYAQMHAAPQVGMMNPAQDGLSPPGGAPSYQQPLYLQEPHTPVTSHSGAGAPAGNYIIQQQPGGQQRLLMMQPSQVMSGPPTPNTPTQAAPQTAPTYGSPQRASPPGTTSDDSDDSVPSHHSQLPGDAESLLPIHYCSASRQQQTTLHQQVGVGNMTLKRSSPEPMDNGINRGQMQKKPKVQKKKKKRDPNEPQKPVSAYALFFRDTQAAIKGQNPNASFGEVSKIVASMWDGLDSEHKSVYKQKTEVAKKEYLKALAAYRASLVSKGGDQENPAMFNHNNTANPNYGNYYQGQNYGNGHSPQGYAPNQTPQGYSPQNYPGSQGTPAYGGQGHPGQPQQGYPANPQQSPQNYQGGQMTHSPQTYQAVPGQSPQNYQGNPATSPPSCQSNVAQSPRNYQNAQSPPNYGGSGLPSPSYRQMQSQSPPMGAVHAMQYHQAQQMQQSHQQQVHQYQQQQHHQQQMQQQQQQQQQQQASQQQMQQQTQQAPQQMQQAPQQQPSPKQENSLEQHSPNSNGNPGMPQQSPDQNENRSPTSCIRQGCTNPAVANSEWEDEYCSNECVVSHCRDVFSSWVASNGNQIQNFSAVK, from the exons CGTCCAGAAAGTTTTGAACCCCTCTTGTCAGCCGCACGTGACTCCAAGATCAGCGTGTACGCGATGAATGATCAG ACATTTCATACGCCCTCATTTGGAGACGAGGAATTCGACATCCCATCCATCCACGGCCAACACGGGACCAACGGGCACGCACAGTACGCGCAGATGCACGCGGCCCCACAG GTTGGCATGATGAACCCAGCTCAAGACGGCTTGTCTCCCCCTGGAGGGGCGCCCTCATACCAACAACCTCTCTATTTACAAGAGCCCCACACTCCAGTAACATCACACAG tgGTGCTGGTGCTCCAGCTGGGAATTACATAATCCAGCAGCAGCCGGGGGGTCAGCAGCGGCTGCTCATGATGCAGCCCTCGCAGGTGATGAGCGGCCCGCCGACGCCCAACACGCCCACGCAGGCCGCGCCGCAGACCGCGCCCACGTACGGGTCCCCGCAGAGAGCCTCCCCGCCCGGCACCACCAGCGATGACTCTGATGATAGTGTTCCCTCACACCATTCACAG TTGCCTGGTGATGCGGAAAGCCTTCTGCCTATCCATTATTGCTCAGCGAGCCGGCAGCAACAAACTACGCTTCATCAG CAAGTGGGAGTAGGAAACATGACTCTGAAGAGGTCCTCACCAGAACCAATGGACAATGGCATCAACCGTGGACAGATGCAGAAGAAACCCAAAGtgcagaagaagaagaagaaaaggGATCCAAATGAACCACAAAA gCCTGTGTCTGCATATGCATTGTTCTTCAGGGACACTCAAGCTGCTATCAAAGGACAAAATCCTAATGCAAGTTTTGGAGAAGTCTCGAAAATTGTGGCATCCATGTGGGATGGACTGGACTCTGAACACAAAAGT GTATACAAGCAAAAAACTGAAGTTGCCAAGAAAGAATATCTCAAAGCTTTGGCTGCGTATAGAGCTAGTTTAGTCTCAAAG GGTGGAGACCAAGAAAACCCAGCCATGTTCAACCACAATAACACGGCCAACCCTAACTACGGCAACTATTACCAAGGCCAGAACTATGGCAATGGTCACTCACCCCAGGGCTATGCACCCAACCAAACCCCGCAAGGATATTCACCCCAGAACTACCCGGGGAGCCAAGGAACTCCTGCATACGGAGGTCAGGGCCACCCCGGCCAGCCCCAGCAGGGTTACCCCGCCAACCCACAGCAGTCCCCACAGAACTACCAGGGAGGACAGATGACTCATTCTCCACAAACATACCAA GCTGTGCCGGGGCAATCACCACAGAACTACCAGGGTAACCCTGCGACATCACCTCCAAGCTGCCAATCCAATGTTGCCCAGTCTCCGAGGAATTACCAGAATGCTCAGTCCCCTCCCAACTATGGAGGGTCTGGATTGCCGTCTCCAAGCTACAGACAGATGCAATCTCAGTCACCACCCATGGGTGCTGTCCATGCCATGCAGTACCATCAAGCGCAG CAAATGCAGCAATCCCACCAACAGCAAGTCCACCAGtaccaacaacaacaacaccACCAGCAACAGAtgcagcaacaacaacaacaacagcaGCAGCAACAAGCCAGCCAGCAGCAGATGCAGCAACAGACGCAGCAGGCGCCGCAGCAGATGCAGCAGGCCCCGCAGCAGCAACCCTCGCCCAAGCAGGAGAACAGTCTCGAGCAGCACTCTCCTAACAGCAACGGTAATCCCGGAATGCCGCAACAATCGCCAGAT CAGAACGAAAACAGAAGTCCTACTTCATGCATCCGCCAGGGCTGCACCAACCCCGCGGTCGCCAATAGCGAGTGGGAGGACGAGTACTGCTCCAATGAGTGCGTCGTGAGCCACTGCAG AGACGTGTTCAGTTCCTGGGTGGCCTCCAACGGCAATCAAATACAAAACTTCTCGGCAGTGAAATAG
- the LOC105384885 gene encoding TOX high mobility group box family member 3 isoform X1 yields the protein MEGPQALADRAGPYKAYETYKRPESFEPLLSAARDSKISVYAMNDQTFHTPSFGDEEFDIPSIHGQHGTNGHAQYAQMHAAPQVRNYTQLMVGMMNPAQDGLSPPGGAPSYQQPLYLQEPHTPVTSHSGAGAPAGNYIIQQQPGGQQRLLMMQPSQVMSGPPTPNTPTQAAPQTAPTYGSPQRASPPGTTSDDSDDSVPSHHSQLPGDAESLLPIHYCSASRQQQTTLHQQVGVGNMTLKRSSPEPMDNGINRGQMQKKPKVQKKKKKRDPNEPQKPVSAYALFFRDTQAAIKGQNPNASFGEVSKIVASMWDGLDSEHKSVYKQKTEVAKKEYLKALAAYRASLVSKGGDQENPAMFNHNNTANPNYGNYYQGQNYGNGHSPQGYAPNQTPQGYSPQNYPGSQGTPAYGGQGHPGQPQQGYPANPQQSPQNYQGGQMTHSPQTYQAVPGQSPQNYQGNPATSPPSCQSNVAQSPRNYQNAQSPPNYGGSGLPSPSYRQMQSQSPPMGAVHAMQYHQAQQQMQQSHQQQVHQYQQQQHHQQQMQQQQQQQQQQQASQQQMQQQTQQAPQQMQQAPQQQPSPKQENSLEQHSPNSNGNPGMPQQSPDQNENRSPTSCIRQGCTNPAVANSEWEDEYCSNECVVSHCRDVFSSWVASNGNQIQNFSAVK from the exons CGTCCAGAAAGTTTTGAACCCCTCTTGTCAGCCGCACGTGACTCCAAGATCAGCGTGTACGCGATGAATGATCAG ACATTTCATACGCCCTCATTTGGAGACGAGGAATTCGACATCCCATCCATCCACGGCCAACACGGGACCAACGGGCACGCACAGTACGCGCAGATGCACGCGGCCCCACAGGTCAGAAACTACACACAGCTGATG GTTGGCATGATGAACCCAGCTCAAGACGGCTTGTCTCCCCCTGGAGGGGCGCCCTCATACCAACAACCTCTCTATTTACAAGAGCCCCACACTCCAGTAACATCACACAG tgGTGCTGGTGCTCCAGCTGGGAATTACATAATCCAGCAGCAGCCGGGGGGTCAGCAGCGGCTGCTCATGATGCAGCCCTCGCAGGTGATGAGCGGCCCGCCGACGCCCAACACGCCCACGCAGGCCGCGCCGCAGACCGCGCCCACGTACGGGTCCCCGCAGAGAGCCTCCCCGCCCGGCACCACCAGCGATGACTCTGATGATAGTGTTCCCTCACACCATTCACAG TTGCCTGGTGATGCGGAAAGCCTTCTGCCTATCCATTATTGCTCAGCGAGCCGGCAGCAACAAACTACGCTTCATCAG CAAGTGGGAGTAGGAAACATGACTCTGAAGAGGTCCTCACCAGAACCAATGGACAATGGCATCAACCGTGGACAGATGCAGAAGAAACCCAAAGtgcagaagaagaagaagaaaaggGATCCAAATGAACCACAAAA gCCTGTGTCTGCATATGCATTGTTCTTCAGGGACACTCAAGCTGCTATCAAAGGACAAAATCCTAATGCAAGTTTTGGAGAAGTCTCGAAAATTGTGGCATCCATGTGGGATGGACTGGACTCTGAACACAAAAGT GTATACAAGCAAAAAACTGAAGTTGCCAAGAAAGAATATCTCAAAGCTTTGGCTGCGTATAGAGCTAGTTTAGTCTCAAAG GGTGGAGACCAAGAAAACCCAGCCATGTTCAACCACAATAACACGGCCAACCCTAACTACGGCAACTATTACCAAGGCCAGAACTATGGCAATGGTCACTCACCCCAGGGCTATGCACCCAACCAAACCCCGCAAGGATATTCACCCCAGAACTACCCGGGGAGCCAAGGAACTCCTGCATACGGAGGTCAGGGCCACCCCGGCCAGCCCCAGCAGGGTTACCCCGCCAACCCACAGCAGTCCCCACAGAACTACCAGGGAGGACAGATGACTCATTCTCCACAAACATACCAA GCTGTGCCGGGGCAATCACCACAGAACTACCAGGGTAACCCTGCGACATCACCTCCAAGCTGCCAATCCAATGTTGCCCAGTCTCCGAGGAATTACCAGAATGCTCAGTCCCCTCCCAACTATGGAGGGTCTGGATTGCCGTCTCCAAGCTACAGACAGATGCAATCTCAGTCACCACCCATGGGTGCTGTCCATGCCATGCAGTACCATCAAGCGCAG CAGCAAATGCAGCAATCCCACCAACAGCAAGTCCACCAGtaccaacaacaacaacaccACCAGCAACAGAtgcagcaacaacaacaacaacagcaGCAGCAACAAGCCAGCCAGCAGCAGATGCAGCAACAGACGCAGCAGGCGCCGCAGCAGATGCAGCAGGCCCCGCAGCAGCAACCCTCGCCCAAGCAGGAGAACAGTCTCGAGCAGCACTCTCCTAACAGCAACGGTAATCCCGGAATGCCGCAACAATCGCCAGAT CAGAACGAAAACAGAAGTCCTACTTCATGCATCCGCCAGGGCTGCACCAACCCCGCGGTCGCCAATAGCGAGTGGGAGGACGAGTACTGCTCCAATGAGTGCGTCGTGAGCCACTGCAG AGACGTGTTCAGTTCCTGGGTGGCCTCCAACGGCAATCAAATACAAAACTTCTCGGCAGTGAAATAG
- the LOC105384885 gene encoding TOX high mobility group box family member 3 isoform X5, with translation MRPESFEPLLSAARDSKISVYAMNDQTFHTPSFGDEEFDIPSIHGQHGTNGHAQYAQMHAAPQVRNYTQLMVGMMNPAQDGLSPPGGAPSYQQPLYLQEPHTPVTSHSGAGAPAGNYIIQQQPGGQQRLLMMQPSQVMSGPPTPNTPTQAAPQTAPTYGSPQRASPPGTTSDDSDDSVPSHHSQLPGDAESLLPIHYCSASRQQQTTLHQQVGVGNMTLKRSSPEPMDNGINRGQMQKKPKVQKKKKKRDPNEPQKPVSAYALFFRDTQAAIKGQNPNASFGEVSKIVASMWDGLDSEHKSVYKQKTEVAKKEYLKALAAYRASLVSKGGDQENPAMFNHNNTANPNYGNYYQGQNYGNGHSPQGYAPNQTPQGYSPQNYPGSQGTPAYGGQGHPGQPQQGYPANPQQSPQNYQGGQMTHSPQTYQAVPGQSPQNYQGNPATSPPSCQSNVAQSPRNYQNAQSPPNYGGSGLPSPSYRQMQSQSPPMGAVHAMQYHQAQQQMQQSHQQQVHQYQQQQHHQQQMQQQQQQQQQQQASQQQMQQQTQQAPQQMQQAPQQQPSPKQENSLEQHSPNSNGNPGMPQQSPDQNENRSPTSCIRQGCTNPAVANSEWEDEYCSNECVVSHCRDVFSSWVASNGNQIQNFSAVK, from the exons CGTCCAGAAAGTTTTGAACCCCTCTTGTCAGCCGCACGTGACTCCAAGATCAGCGTGTACGCGATGAATGATCAG ACATTTCATACGCCCTCATTTGGAGACGAGGAATTCGACATCCCATCCATCCACGGCCAACACGGGACCAACGGGCACGCACAGTACGCGCAGATGCACGCGGCCCCACAGGTCAGAAACTACACACAGCTGATG GTTGGCATGATGAACCCAGCTCAAGACGGCTTGTCTCCCCCTGGAGGGGCGCCCTCATACCAACAACCTCTCTATTTACAAGAGCCCCACACTCCAGTAACATCACACAG tgGTGCTGGTGCTCCAGCTGGGAATTACATAATCCAGCAGCAGCCGGGGGGTCAGCAGCGGCTGCTCATGATGCAGCCCTCGCAGGTGATGAGCGGCCCGCCGACGCCCAACACGCCCACGCAGGCCGCGCCGCAGACCGCGCCCACGTACGGGTCCCCGCAGAGAGCCTCCCCGCCCGGCACCACCAGCGATGACTCTGATGATAGTGTTCCCTCACACCATTCACAG TTGCCTGGTGATGCGGAAAGCCTTCTGCCTATCCATTATTGCTCAGCGAGCCGGCAGCAACAAACTACGCTTCATCAG CAAGTGGGAGTAGGAAACATGACTCTGAAGAGGTCCTCACCAGAACCAATGGACAATGGCATCAACCGTGGACAGATGCAGAAGAAACCCAAAGtgcagaagaagaagaagaaaaggGATCCAAATGAACCACAAAA gCCTGTGTCTGCATATGCATTGTTCTTCAGGGACACTCAAGCTGCTATCAAAGGACAAAATCCTAATGCAAGTTTTGGAGAAGTCTCGAAAATTGTGGCATCCATGTGGGATGGACTGGACTCTGAACACAAAAGT GTATACAAGCAAAAAACTGAAGTTGCCAAGAAAGAATATCTCAAAGCTTTGGCTGCGTATAGAGCTAGTTTAGTCTCAAAG GGTGGAGACCAAGAAAACCCAGCCATGTTCAACCACAATAACACGGCCAACCCTAACTACGGCAACTATTACCAAGGCCAGAACTATGGCAATGGTCACTCACCCCAGGGCTATGCACCCAACCAAACCCCGCAAGGATATTCACCCCAGAACTACCCGGGGAGCCAAGGAACTCCTGCATACGGAGGTCAGGGCCACCCCGGCCAGCCCCAGCAGGGTTACCCCGCCAACCCACAGCAGTCCCCACAGAACTACCAGGGAGGACAGATGACTCATTCTCCACAAACATACCAA GCTGTGCCGGGGCAATCACCACAGAACTACCAGGGTAACCCTGCGACATCACCTCCAAGCTGCCAATCCAATGTTGCCCAGTCTCCGAGGAATTACCAGAATGCTCAGTCCCCTCCCAACTATGGAGGGTCTGGATTGCCGTCTCCAAGCTACAGACAGATGCAATCTCAGTCACCACCCATGGGTGCTGTCCATGCCATGCAGTACCATCAAGCGCAG CAGCAAATGCAGCAATCCCACCAACAGCAAGTCCACCAGtaccaacaacaacaacaccACCAGCAACAGAtgcagcaacaacaacaacaacagcaGCAGCAACAAGCCAGCCAGCAGCAGATGCAGCAACAGACGCAGCAGGCGCCGCAGCAGATGCAGCAGGCCCCGCAGCAGCAACCCTCGCCCAAGCAGGAGAACAGTCTCGAGCAGCACTCTCCTAACAGCAACGGTAATCCCGGAATGCCGCAACAATCGCCAGAT CAGAACGAAAACAGAAGTCCTACTTCATGCATCCGCCAGGGCTGCACCAACCCCGCGGTCGCCAATAGCGAGTGGGAGGACGAGTACTGCTCCAATGAGTGCGTCGTGAGCCACTGCAG AGACGTGTTCAGTTCCTGGGTGGCCTCCAACGGCAATCAAATACAAAACTTCTCGGCAGTGAAATAG
- the LOC105384885 gene encoding TOX high mobility group box family member 3 isoform X2 — protein MEGPQALADRAGPYKAYETYKRPESFEPLLSAARDSKISVYAMNDQTFHTPSFGDEEFDIPSIHGQHGTNGHAQYAQMHAAPQVRNYTQLMVGMMNPAQDGLSPPGGAPSYQQPLYLQEPHTPVTSHSGAGAPAGNYIIQQQPGGQQRLLMMQPSQVMSGPPTPNTPTQAAPQTAPTYGSPQRASPPGTTSDDSDDSVPSHHSQLPGDAESLLPIHYCSASRQQQTTLHQQVGVGNMTLKRSSPEPMDNGINRGQMQKKPKVQKKKKKRDPNEPQKPVSAYALFFRDTQAAIKGQNPNASFGEVSKIVASMWDGLDSEHKSVYKQKTEVAKKEYLKALAAYRASLVSKGGDQENPAMFNHNNTANPNYGNYYQGQNYGNGHSPQGYAPNQTPQGYSPQNYPGSQGTPAYGGQGHPGQPQQGYPANPQQSPQNYQGGQMTHSPQTYQAVPGQSPQNYQGNPATSPPSCQSNVAQSPRNYQNAQSPPNYGGSGLPSPSYRQMQSQSPPMGAVHAMQYHQAQQMQQSHQQQVHQYQQQQHHQQQMQQQQQQQQQQQASQQQMQQQTQQAPQQMQQAPQQQPSPKQENSLEQHSPNSNGNPGMPQQSPDQNENRSPTSCIRQGCTNPAVANSEWEDEYCSNECVVSHCRDVFSSWVASNGNQIQNFSAVK, from the exons CGTCCAGAAAGTTTTGAACCCCTCTTGTCAGCCGCACGTGACTCCAAGATCAGCGTGTACGCGATGAATGATCAG ACATTTCATACGCCCTCATTTGGAGACGAGGAATTCGACATCCCATCCATCCACGGCCAACACGGGACCAACGGGCACGCACAGTACGCGCAGATGCACGCGGCCCCACAGGTCAGAAACTACACACAGCTGATG GTTGGCATGATGAACCCAGCTCAAGACGGCTTGTCTCCCCCTGGAGGGGCGCCCTCATACCAACAACCTCTCTATTTACAAGAGCCCCACACTCCAGTAACATCACACAG tgGTGCTGGTGCTCCAGCTGGGAATTACATAATCCAGCAGCAGCCGGGGGGTCAGCAGCGGCTGCTCATGATGCAGCCCTCGCAGGTGATGAGCGGCCCGCCGACGCCCAACACGCCCACGCAGGCCGCGCCGCAGACCGCGCCCACGTACGGGTCCCCGCAGAGAGCCTCCCCGCCCGGCACCACCAGCGATGACTCTGATGATAGTGTTCCCTCACACCATTCACAG TTGCCTGGTGATGCGGAAAGCCTTCTGCCTATCCATTATTGCTCAGCGAGCCGGCAGCAACAAACTACGCTTCATCAG CAAGTGGGAGTAGGAAACATGACTCTGAAGAGGTCCTCACCAGAACCAATGGACAATGGCATCAACCGTGGACAGATGCAGAAGAAACCCAAAGtgcagaagaagaagaagaaaaggGATCCAAATGAACCACAAAA gCCTGTGTCTGCATATGCATTGTTCTTCAGGGACACTCAAGCTGCTATCAAAGGACAAAATCCTAATGCAAGTTTTGGAGAAGTCTCGAAAATTGTGGCATCCATGTGGGATGGACTGGACTCTGAACACAAAAGT GTATACAAGCAAAAAACTGAAGTTGCCAAGAAAGAATATCTCAAAGCTTTGGCTGCGTATAGAGCTAGTTTAGTCTCAAAG GGTGGAGACCAAGAAAACCCAGCCATGTTCAACCACAATAACACGGCCAACCCTAACTACGGCAACTATTACCAAGGCCAGAACTATGGCAATGGTCACTCACCCCAGGGCTATGCACCCAACCAAACCCCGCAAGGATATTCACCCCAGAACTACCCGGGGAGCCAAGGAACTCCTGCATACGGAGGTCAGGGCCACCCCGGCCAGCCCCAGCAGGGTTACCCCGCCAACCCACAGCAGTCCCCACAGAACTACCAGGGAGGACAGATGACTCATTCTCCACAAACATACCAA GCTGTGCCGGGGCAATCACCACAGAACTACCAGGGTAACCCTGCGACATCACCTCCAAGCTGCCAATCCAATGTTGCCCAGTCTCCGAGGAATTACCAGAATGCTCAGTCCCCTCCCAACTATGGAGGGTCTGGATTGCCGTCTCCAAGCTACAGACAGATGCAATCTCAGTCACCACCCATGGGTGCTGTCCATGCCATGCAGTACCATCAAGCGCAG CAAATGCAGCAATCCCACCAACAGCAAGTCCACCAGtaccaacaacaacaacaccACCAGCAACAGAtgcagcaacaacaacaacaacagcaGCAGCAACAAGCCAGCCAGCAGCAGATGCAGCAACAGACGCAGCAGGCGCCGCAGCAGATGCAGCAGGCCCCGCAGCAGCAACCCTCGCCCAAGCAGGAGAACAGTCTCGAGCAGCACTCTCCTAACAGCAACGGTAATCCCGGAATGCCGCAACAATCGCCAGAT CAGAACGAAAACAGAAGTCCTACTTCATGCATCCGCCAGGGCTGCACCAACCCCGCGGTCGCCAATAGCGAGTGGGAGGACGAGTACTGCTCCAATGAGTGCGTCGTGAGCCACTGCAG AGACGTGTTCAGTTCCTGGGTGGCCTCCAACGGCAATCAAATACAAAACTTCTCGGCAGTGAAATAG